In Streptomyces sp. DG2A-72, one genomic interval encodes:
- a CDS encoding DddA-like double-stranded DNA deaminase toxin: MAASLPRLSRGRSRRARLRAAVIGAVASAMVLTVTPATPARQAEARPAASPDTSDPREGWRPNSERAAEAKKDRGLWDKMFGDDEKNDADWNDDKSVDPRTLTLDRTRGAVAAAARWRVTGTAEGVRLTAPRTVHATGADLAWTPYQGDDLLEYEVHRSTARSFKPTAETLVAPVERGTRTFTDRSAAGSPDGGRTHHYLIAVRTQQGKLLTSPARTVELPAIGKVAQGTKLLAAPESETYHLPFTPARVVPGETNTVEATLTNTTGTVWKKDERVLSYRWTLDGKDVTGILNRDATGLPKDVPPGESVTFDAELKSPVLVDPLDKRLTFGLEWDLYDRATHKWLSESDGVPPSKHQVTAEYPTSDQLGLEKFYSYAGKNTGAGSGVMNNLYAGNAVWSYNAFSNPSLGFSTFLRLAYNSQDASVTPAGPGWSLQASSPVRLGTPLAFHPSPLLPVSITLTDGDGTSHVFSKNKKGGWDSPSGVHFRVRQLEKHCLLHPHEREAWEFLRPDRTRFLFDCDGYPSAMVDRNGNRMEFTYEKQLLGEKLLKYVTDAEGRRTLTLGYWEKGEAYSYLDEDGELRTGDHLLNPFITGKVQSVTDISGRRVDFTYTEHGRLGRLTDGANADAKLRKVFNFGYGKELDLPSVKLTEVTDPRGHTTKLDYVGPHDDKDQLHFLGYTKAVKDRLGGLTRYRYEDADGHDGKQVRTVVTDAENNAGTQLLDSYGRPVKLTNAKQQTTKLAWDADNNVTRLEENNGAARTWKYDPKTGYPLHLRDAESVKNDRPATELTYATGEDGYIADLVQRISPEGRAWRFGYDSAGNLTSVTDPKGVESEPADDFTSTNTYDARGRMTSATDANEHTTRFTDYDPSGYPRVIEDALGNRTLTTYDVRGNVTELEEANGATTTQTYDVFGRPLENRAPLDQEAGEFIVTPAPQYDPNDNTLKFTAPNGVETTSTFDAADQRVRQDQPGDEEGAAPRVSTFTYDKVGNLLSSTEPKGNLTEEPGDFTSTTRYNEIYEPVEAVNAAGGRASAVYNDVGDLVKVVDARKNQTEDPDDYTSRFRYDLDHRLLETTDAAGESTTSTYDWDGLTTATTDADGNRTEMVLDARAALVEARSPHDEDVVRTTRFEYDEVGNQTRVITPRGMETDDPKDFAAETVYDELNRVKETLTPFDPDDERYNTPDRTTYEYDNVSRLTKVSAPPSEGQTVRNETRYTYFDTGWIKTSTDAFDIKNSYRYNELGQQIQNTLTSAGGSVSRTLDTAFYPSGAMKSRSDDGVPVGLQVALVDNSDVNNTATQGTWTEQAVDGNYGFNVHTHAAGTGESRFAWQLNIPQNGDYTVYVRYPKVDGAAKDATYEIKHKDGTGTRTLDQTELPGEWRSLGKYAFDENTGQAVTLTDKATGTVVADAVRLVRDNSGDTDNEQKDFSYRYDANGNQTEIVDRSPGVETDRYTLQYDGLNQLTKVVEHDGDTVRDTTELTYDANGNTLTTQHDLTWSKLEYDVLDRVHRITNADSPTAGDQQITTLDYTARGEPAKQTKPNGNVVTFDYYLDGATKQTSEKKADGTVVAEHALKYNANGHRTEDVLKLMDADDHGDTIDNTYAYTYDPQDRIAKVAKSGDDEATEEYRHDSAGNVVRQVVDGTTTTHRYDRNRLLTSTADGASSTYNYDPLGRLDTVSFGGETIQKTRYDGFDRPVSMTAGSGEAAKTTRMTYDAFDRTVRETAGEGDDAKKTLFTYLGITSHSLREEVTDEGVTAFQYASWGQKLTQIKDEEDEAPETTQYAYHPHGDVEALTDKDGNTKTTYGYTAYGKNDAAQFSGPDKPGAGGEEPEDPYNSYRFNGKRYDTGSGTYDMGFRTYDPGLNRFLTRDMYGGALADMGLTTDPFTGNRYAFAGGNPVSFIEIDGHLFGMSWSDIGHIALDVVGLIPVVGEVADLANCGWYAAEGNYLDAGLSCASAIPFAGYGATAAKAVKYGDEILDAADTANDVRRTTDNAAPPGGAAPDAPSAPKDPAPADPAPANPAPAAPAPAAAPAPAPPKVPEAPPASGAACRVGNSFTTGTKVLMADGTTKAIEDVRVGDKVAASDVETDDAQTRTVTRTITGDGTKHLVTLTVDTDGSDGGPTSTITATEGHPFWLPDVGQWADAGDLKPGQWLSTGSGSWIRITAVEARTAETTVHNLTVAGVHTYQVMAGATPVVVHNCGTLEGVAQNLGSRGPGDPTRGQVVNIGSSGVTPVGNAIQSGRSGVTDDINDFLMGSPDIPNPRSGPHASATHVETTVAWFMRQHGVQNADLVINHRGGPCTGPFSCTSAVGAILPEGSMLNVWFPNATGGMTNVPLRGRAR; this comes from the coding sequence ATGGCAGCCTCGTTACCTCGACTCTCGCGCGGCCGGTCACGCCGCGCCCGACTGCGTGCCGCGGTGATCGGCGCCGTCGCCTCAGCGATGGTCCTCACCGTCACTCCTGCGACACCCGCCCGCCAGGCCGAGGCGAGACCCGCGGCCTCCCCCGACACCAGCGACCCCAGAGAAGGCTGGCGCCCCAACAGCGAACGCGCCGCCGAGGCCAAGAAGGACCGTGGCCTGTGGGACAAGATGTTCGGGGACGACGAGAAGAACGACGCGGACTGGAACGACGACAAGTCCGTCGATCCCCGCACCCTCACCCTCGACCGCACCCGCGGAGCCGTTGCCGCCGCCGCCCGCTGGCGGGTGACCGGCACCGCCGAGGGCGTACGCCTCACCGCGCCCCGCACCGTCCACGCCACCGGCGCCGACCTCGCCTGGACGCCGTACCAGGGCGACGACCTGCTGGAGTACGAGGTCCACCGCTCCACGGCCAGGTCGTTCAAGCCCACCGCCGAGACCCTCGTCGCCCCCGTCGAGCGCGGCACCCGCACCTTCACCGACCGCTCGGCCGCCGGCTCGCCCGACGGGGGCCGGACGCATCACTACCTGATCGCCGTCCGCACCCAGCAGGGCAAGCTCCTGACCAGCCCCGCGCGCACGGTCGAGCTGCCCGCGATCGGCAAGGTCGCGCAGGGTACGAAGCTGCTCGCCGCGCCCGAGTCGGAGACCTACCACCTCCCCTTCACGCCCGCCCGGGTCGTCCCCGGCGAGACCAACACCGTCGAGGCGACGCTCACCAACACCACCGGCACGGTGTGGAAGAAGGACGAGCGTGTCCTGTCGTACCGCTGGACGCTGGACGGCAAGGACGTCACCGGGATCCTCAACCGGGACGCCACCGGCCTGCCGAAGGACGTGCCGCCCGGCGAGTCCGTCACCTTCGACGCCGAGCTGAAGTCGCCCGTCCTCGTCGACCCGCTCGACAAGCGGCTGACCTTCGGCCTGGAGTGGGACCTGTACGACAGGGCCACGCACAAGTGGCTGTCCGAGTCGGACGGCGTGCCGCCGTCGAAGCACCAGGTGACCGCGGAATACCCGACCTCCGACCAGCTGGGTCTGGAGAAGTTCTACTCGTACGCCGGGAAGAACACCGGCGCCGGCTCGGGCGTGATGAACAACCTGTACGCCGGCAACGCGGTCTGGTCGTACAACGCCTTCTCCAACCCCTCCCTCGGGTTCTCCACCTTTCTGCGCCTGGCCTACAACTCGCAGGACGCGTCCGTCACTCCGGCCGGTCCCGGCTGGTCGCTGCAGGCGTCCTCGCCGGTGCGGCTGGGCACCCCGCTGGCCTTCCATCCGTCGCCGCTGCTGCCGGTGAGCATCACGCTGACCGACGGCGACGGCACCAGCCATGTCTTCAGCAAGAACAAGAAGGGCGGCTGGGACTCCCCGTCCGGGGTGCACTTCCGGGTCAGGCAGCTGGAGAAGCACTGCCTGCTGCATCCGCACGAGCGCGAGGCGTGGGAGTTCCTGCGCCCGGACCGCACGCGGTTCCTCTTCGACTGCGACGGCTATCCGAGCGCGATGGTGGACCGCAACGGCAACCGGATGGAGTTCACGTACGAGAAGCAGCTGCTCGGCGAGAAGCTGCTGAAGTACGTCACCGACGCCGAGGGCCGGCGCACGCTCACCCTCGGCTACTGGGAGAAGGGCGAGGCGTACTCATACCTCGACGAGGACGGTGAACTGCGCACCGGCGACCACCTGTTGAACCCGTTCATCACCGGCAAGGTCCAGTCGGTGACGGACATCTCCGGGCGCCGCGTCGACTTCACGTACACCGAGCACGGCCGCCTCGGCCGCCTGACGGACGGCGCGAACGCCGACGCCAAGCTGCGCAAGGTCTTCAACTTCGGCTACGGCAAGGAACTCGACCTGCCCTCGGTGAAGCTGACCGAGGTCACCGACCCGCGCGGCCACACCACCAAGCTGGACTATGTCGGCCCGCACGACGACAAGGACCAGCTGCACTTCCTCGGGTACACCAAGGCGGTCAAGGACCGGCTCGGCGGTCTCACCCGCTACCGGTACGAGGACGCCGACGGCCACGACGGCAAGCAGGTCCGCACGGTCGTCACCGACGCCGAGAACAACGCGGGCACCCAGCTGCTGGACAGCTACGGCCGCCCGGTGAAGCTGACCAACGCCAAGCAGCAGACGACGAAGCTCGCCTGGGACGCGGACAACAACGTGACGCGCCTGGAGGAGAACAACGGCGCCGCCCGCACCTGGAAGTACGACCCCAAGACGGGCTATCCGCTCCACCTCAGGGACGCCGAGTCCGTCAAGAACGACCGTCCCGCGACCGAACTGACCTACGCCACCGGCGAGGACGGCTATATCGCCGACCTGGTCCAGCGCATCTCCCCGGAGGGCCGCGCCTGGCGCTTCGGCTACGACAGCGCGGGCAATCTGACCTCGGTCACCGACCCCAAGGGCGTCGAGTCCGAGCCCGCCGACGACTTCACCTCCACCAACACCTACGACGCGCGCGGCCGGATGACCTCCGCGACCGACGCCAACGAGCACACCACCCGGTTCACGGACTACGACCCGTCCGGCTATCCCCGCGTCATCGAGGACGCGCTCGGCAACCGCACGCTGACCACGTACGACGTACGCGGCAACGTCACCGAGCTGGAGGAGGCCAACGGGGCGACCACGACCCAGACGTACGACGTCTTCGGGCGTCCGCTGGAGAACCGGGCGCCGCTGGACCAGGAGGCCGGCGAGTTCATCGTCACGCCGGCGCCTCAGTACGACCCGAACGACAACACCCTGAAGTTCACCGCGCCGAACGGGGTGGAGACCACCAGCACGTTCGACGCGGCCGACCAGCGCGTCCGGCAGGACCAGCCCGGCGACGAGGAGGGCGCCGCCCCGCGCGTGTCGACCTTCACCTACGACAAGGTCGGCAACCTCCTCAGCTCGACCGAGCCGAAGGGCAATCTGACCGAGGAGCCGGGCGACTTCACCTCGACGACCAGGTACAACGAGATCTACGAGCCCGTCGAAGCGGTCAACGCGGCCGGCGGCCGGGCCAGCGCCGTCTACAACGACGTCGGTGACCTGGTGAAGGTCGTCGACGCCCGCAAGAACCAGACCGAGGACCCGGACGACTACACCTCCAGGTTCCGCTACGACCTCGACCATCGGCTGCTGGAGACGACCGACGCGGCCGGCGAGTCCACCACCAGCACCTACGACTGGGACGGCCTGACCACCGCCACCACCGACGCGGACGGCAACCGCACCGAGATGGTGCTGGACGCCCGCGCCGCGCTCGTCGAGGCCCGTTCGCCGCACGACGAGGACGTGGTGCGCACCACCCGCTTCGAGTACGACGAGGTCGGCAACCAGACCCGGGTCATCACCCCGCGCGGTATGGAGACCGACGACCCGAAGGACTTCGCCGCCGAGACCGTCTACGACGAGCTGAACCGGGTCAAGGAGACGCTGACCCCGTTCGACCCGGACGACGAGCGCTACAACACACCGGACCGCACGACGTACGAGTACGACAACGTGAGCCGGCTGACCAAGGTCAGCGCGCCGCCCTCGGAGGGCCAGACGGTCCGCAACGAGACGCGCTACACCTACTTCGACACCGGTTGGATCAAGACGTCCACGGACGCCTTCGACATCAAGAACAGCTACCGGTACAACGAGCTGGGCCAGCAGATCCAGAACACGCTCACGAGCGCGGGCGGTTCGGTCTCGCGCACGCTCGACACCGCGTTCTACCCGAGCGGCGCGATGAAGTCCCGCTCGGACGACGGTGTCCCGGTCGGTCTGCAGGTCGCGCTGGTCGACAACTCCGACGTCAACAACACGGCGACGCAGGGCACATGGACCGAGCAGGCCGTGGACGGCAACTACGGCTTCAATGTGCACACGCACGCCGCGGGCACCGGCGAGTCCCGGTTCGCGTGGCAGCTGAACATCCCGCAGAACGGCGACTACACGGTCTACGTCCGGTACCCGAAGGTCGACGGCGCGGCGAAGGACGCCACGTACGAGATCAAGCACAAGGACGGCACCGGGACCAGGACGCTCGACCAGACCGAACTGCCCGGTGAGTGGCGGTCGTTGGGCAAGTACGCCTTCGACGAGAACACCGGCCAGGCGGTCACGCTCACCGACAAGGCGACCGGCACGGTCGTCGCGGACGCGGTGCGGCTGGTGCGCGACAACTCCGGCGACACCGACAACGAGCAGAAGGATTTCTCCTACCGCTACGACGCCAACGGCAACCAGACCGAGATCGTCGACCGCAGCCCCGGCGTCGAGACCGACCGCTACACCCTGCAGTACGACGGTCTCAACCAGCTCACCAAGGTCGTCGAGCACGACGGCGACACGGTCCGCGACACCACCGAGCTGACCTACGACGCCAACGGCAACACGCTCACCACGCAGCACGACCTGACGTGGAGCAAGCTGGAGTACGACGTCCTGGACCGAGTGCACCGGATCACCAACGCCGACTCACCCACGGCCGGCGACCAGCAGATCACGACGCTGGACTACACCGCCCGGGGCGAACCGGCCAAGCAGACCAAGCCCAACGGCAACGTCGTCACCTTCGACTACTACCTCGACGGTGCGACGAAGCAGACCAGCGAGAAGAAGGCCGACGGCACGGTCGTCGCCGAGCACGCGCTGAAGTACAACGCCAACGGTCACCGCACCGAGGACGTCCTGAAGCTGATGGACGCCGACGACCACGGCGACACCATCGACAACACCTACGCGTACACCTACGACCCGCAGGACCGCATCGCCAAGGTCGCCAAGTCCGGCGACGACGAGGCGACGGAGGAGTACCGGCACGACTCGGCCGGAAACGTGGTCCGGCAGGTCGTCGACGGCACCACGACCACCCACCGCTACGACCGCAACCGGCTGCTCACCTCCACGGCCGACGGCGCGTCCTCGACGTACAACTACGACCCGCTGGGCCGTCTCGACACCGTCTCCTTCGGCGGCGAGACGATCCAGAAGACCCGCTACGACGGCTTCGACCGCCCCGTCTCGATGACCGCGGGCAGCGGCGAGGCCGCCAAGACCACGCGCATGACGTACGACGCGTTCGACCGCACGGTCCGTGAGACGGCGGGCGAGGGCGACGACGCGAAGAAGACGCTCTTCACCTACCTCGGCATCACCTCCCACTCGCTGCGGGAGGAGGTGACCGACGAGGGGGTGACGGCGTTCCAGTACGCCTCCTGGGGCCAGAAGCTGACCCAGATCAAGGACGAGGAGGACGAGGCCCCGGAGACGACGCAGTACGCCTACCACCCGCACGGTGACGTCGAGGCGCTGACCGACAAGGACGGCAACACCAAGACGACGTACGGGTACACCGCGTACGGCAAGAACGACGCAGCCCAGTTCAGCGGCCCCGACAAGCCCGGTGCCGGCGGGGAGGAGCCGGAGGACCCGTACAACTCGTACCGCTTCAACGGCAAGCGCTACGACACCGGTTCGGGCACGTACGACATGGGCTTCAGGACCTACGACCCGGGTCTGAACCGCTTCCTGACGCGCGACATGTACGGCGGCGCGCTGGCGGACATGGGCCTGACCACGGACCCGTTCACCGGCAACCGTTACGCCTTCGCGGGCGGCAACCCGGTCTCGTTCATCGAGATCGACGGCCACCTGTTCGGCATGTCGTGGTCGGACATCGGGCACATCGCGCTGGATGTCGTCGGCCTGATCCCGGTCGTCGGCGAGGTCGCGGACCTGGCCAACTGCGGCTGGTACGCGGCCGAGGGCAACTACCTCGACGCGGGCCTGTCCTGCGCGTCGGCGATCCCGTTCGCGGGATACGGGGCGACCGCGGCCAAGGCGGTCAAGTACGGCGACGAGATCCTGGACGCGGCGGACACCGCGAACGACGTCCGGCGTACGACGGACAACGCGGCGCCGCCCGGCGGTGCGGCCCCGGACGCGCCCAGCGCCCCGAAGGACCCGGCACCGGCCGATCCGGCGCCCGCCAACCCGGCACCGGCAGCCCCGGCACCGGCCGCGGCTCCCGCCCCGGCTCCGCCGAAGGTCCCGGAAGCACCCCCGGCCAGCGGTGCCGCCTGCCGCGTCGGCAACAGCTTCACGACGGGCACGAAGGTCCTGATGGCCGACGGCACGACCAAGGCCATCGAGGATGTGCGGGTCGGTGACAAGGTCGCCGCGTCCGACGTGGAGACCGACGACGCCCAGACCCGCACGGTCACCCGCACCATCACCGGCGACGGCACCAAGCACCTCGTCACCCTCACGGTCGACACCGACGGCAGCGACGGCGGCCCGACGTCCACCATCACCGCCACGGAAGGCCACCCCTTCTGGCTCCCCGACGTCGGCCAGTGGGCGGACGCCGGCGACCTGAAGCCCGGCCAGTGGCTGAGCACGGGCAGCGGCAGCTGGATCCGGATCACGGCGGTCGAGGCCCGGACGGCCGAGACGACGGTTCACAACCTGACCGTCGCGGGTGTGCACACGTATCAGGTGATGGCCGGTGCCACGCCGGTCGTGGTGCACAACTGCGGCACTCTCGAAGGTGTCGCGCAGAACCTCGGTTCGCGTGGCCCCGGTGATCCCACCAGGGGCCAGGTCGTCAACATCGGAAGCAGCGGGGTCACTCCGGTCGGCAATGCGATACAGAGCGGCCGCAGCGGTGTCACGGACGACATCAACGACTTCCTGATGGGCTCGCCGGACATCCCCAACCCCCGCTCGGGACCGCACGCTTCGGCCACGCACGTGGAGACCACGGTGGCGTGGTTCATGCGCCAGCACGGAGTGCAGAACGCGGACCTGGTGATCAACCACCGGGGAGGCCCCTGCACAGGTCCCTTCTCCTGCACCAGCGCGGTCGGGGCCATCCTCCCGGAGGGCTCGATGCTGAACGTGTGGTTCCCGAACGCGACCGGTGGAATGACGAATGTACCGTTGAGGGGCCGGGCCCGATGA
- a CDS encoding amino acid ABC transporter permease yields the protein MTDVTVQPKKKGLTRRQKRRVSRGIQYTVFVAAVIAFAVSADWDRLQNQFAQVDIAEQMFPDVITLALKNTVLYTLSGFVFGLVLGMVIALMRLSSVGPYRWLASVYIEIFRGLPALLIFIFVGVAVPLAFPGTEIPGGTYGKVALALGLVSAAYMAETIRAGIQAVPKGQLEAARSLGFSPARAMISIIIPQAFRIILPPLTNELVLLFKDSSLVLFLGVTLEERELSKFGRDLASQTANSTPILVAGLCYLLVTIPLGFVVRRMEAKAQEAVK from the coding sequence ATGACCGACGTCACCGTACAGCCGAAGAAGAAGGGCCTGACCCGGCGCCAGAAGCGCCGGGTCTCGCGCGGCATCCAGTACACCGTCTTCGTCGCGGCCGTGATCGCCTTCGCGGTCTCGGCCGACTGGGACCGGCTGCAGAACCAGTTCGCGCAGGTGGACATCGCCGAGCAGATGTTCCCGGACGTCATCACGCTGGCGCTGAAGAACACCGTGCTGTACACCCTGTCCGGCTTCGTCTTCGGACTGGTCCTCGGCATGGTGATCGCGCTGATGCGGCTGTCGTCCGTCGGCCCGTACCGCTGGCTGGCGAGCGTCTACATCGAGATCTTCCGCGGCCTGCCCGCCCTGCTGATCTTCATCTTCGTCGGCGTGGCCGTGCCGCTCGCCTTCCCGGGCACGGAGATCCCCGGCGGCACCTACGGCAAGGTCGCGCTCGCGCTCGGCCTGGTGTCCGCGGCCTACATGGCGGAGACCATCCGCGCGGGCATCCAGGCGGTGCCCAAGGGGCAGCTGGAGGCGGCCCGTTCGCTGGGCTTCTCACCGGCGCGGGCGATGATCTCGATCATCATCCCCCAGGCCTTCCGGATCATCCTCCCGCCGCTGACCAACGAGTTGGTGCTCCTGTTCAAGGACTCCTCCCTCGTGCTGTTCCTCGGCGTCACACTGGAGGAGCGGGAACTGTCCAAGTTCGGCCGCGACCTGGCCAGCCAGACCGCCAACTCCACGCCGATCCTGGTCGCGGGCCTGTGCTACCTGCTCGTCACGATCCCGCTCGGCTTCGTCGTACGCCGCATGGAGGCGAAGGCCCAGGAGGCCGTCAAGTGA
- a CDS encoding amidohydrolase family protein: MSDQGAVLHVKGRVLVGPDDIRDELWVIGGRISYDRPAGVRDIRTVEGWALPGLVDAHCHVGLGPHGPVDADVAEKQALTDREAGTLLIRDAGSASDTRWIDDREDLPKIIRAGRHIARTRRYIRDFAHEIEPDDLVAYVAQEARRGDGWVKLVGDWIDRDLGDLSACWPREAVEAGIAEAHRLGARVTAHCFAEDSLRDLVESGIDCIEHATGLTDDLIPLFAERSVAVVPTLVNIATFPQLAAGGETRYPRWSAHMHRLYERRYDTVRNAYDAGIPVYVGTDAGGSLAHGLVAGEVAELVTAGIPPVEALSATAWGARRWLGRPGLEEGAPADLVVYEADPRADVRVLADPRRVVLNGHVVG; this comes from the coding sequence ATGAGCGACCAGGGTGCGGTGCTGCACGTGAAGGGCCGGGTCCTCGTCGGGCCCGACGACATCCGCGACGAACTCTGGGTGATCGGCGGGAGGATCTCGTACGACCGTCCCGCCGGCGTCCGCGACATCCGTACGGTCGAGGGCTGGGCCCTGCCCGGCCTGGTCGACGCGCACTGCCATGTCGGCCTCGGCCCGCACGGACCGGTCGATGCGGACGTGGCCGAGAAGCAGGCGCTGACGGACCGGGAGGCCGGGACCCTGCTGATCCGGGACGCGGGCTCGGCCTCGGACACCCGCTGGATCGACGACCGCGAGGATCTGCCGAAGATCATCCGGGCCGGCCGGCACATCGCCCGCACCCGCCGCTACATCCGCGACTTCGCCCACGAGATCGAACCGGACGACCTGGTCGCCTACGTCGCCCAGGAGGCCCGGCGCGGCGACGGCTGGGTCAAGCTGGTCGGCGACTGGATCGACCGCGACCTCGGCGATCTGTCGGCGTGCTGGCCGCGGGAGGCCGTGGAGGCGGGGATCGCGGAGGCCCACCGCCTCGGCGCCCGCGTGACGGCCCACTGCTTCGCCGAGGACTCCCTCCGCGACCTGGTCGAGTCCGGCATCGACTGCATCGAGCACGCGACCGGCCTCACGGACGACCTGATCCCCCTCTTCGCCGAACGCTCCGTCGCCGTCGTCCCCACCCTCGTCAACATCGCCACCTTCCCCCAACTCGCCGCCGGCGGCGAGACCCGCTACCCCCGCTGGTCCGCCCACATGCACCGCCTCTACGAACGCCGCTACGACACCGTCCGCAACGCCTACGACGCCGGCATCCCCGTCTACGTCGGCACGGACGCGGGCGGCTCCCTGGCCCACGGCTTGGTGGCGGGCGAGGTGGCGGAACTGGTCACGGCCGGGATCCCGCCGGTGGAGGCCCTGTCGGCGACGGCGTGGGGGGCGCGGCGGTGGCTCGGCCGCCCGGGTCTTGAGGAGGGCGCACCGGCGGACCTCGTCGTGTACGAGGCGGACCCACGGGCCGACGTACGGGTGCTGGCGGACCCGCGCAGGGTCGTGCTGAACGGACACGTCGTCGGCTGA
- a CDS encoding amino acid ABC transporter ATP-binding protein, with protein sequence MTRPEIHVRDLHKSFGDNEVLRGIDLEINQGEVVCVIGPSGSGKSTLLRCVNLLEEPTKGQVFVGGTELTDPDVDIDAVRRRIGMVFQQFNLFPHLSVTENLTLPQRRVLGRGKAEAAKVAAENLSRVGLSEKADAYPSSLSGGQQQRVAIARALAMGPEVMLFDEPTSALDPELVGDVLAVMRMLANEGMTMMVVTHEMTFAREVADRVVFMDGGVIVEDGPPDQVIADPAHERTRHFLSRLLDPAMAEVEEETSDQVGKSE encoded by the coding sequence GTGACCCGTCCAGAGATCCACGTCCGGGACCTGCACAAGTCCTTCGGCGACAACGAGGTGCTGCGCGGCATCGACCTGGAGATCAACCAGGGCGAGGTCGTGTGCGTGATCGGCCCGTCCGGCTCCGGCAAGTCCACGCTGCTGCGCTGCGTGAACCTGCTCGAAGAACCCACCAAGGGCCAGGTCTTCGTCGGCGGTACGGAGCTCACCGACCCCGATGTCGACATCGACGCGGTACGCCGCCGTATCGGCATGGTCTTCCAGCAGTTCAACCTCTTCCCGCACCTCTCGGTGACCGAGAACCTCACGCTGCCGCAGCGGCGGGTGCTGGGGCGGGGCAAGGCGGAGGCCGCGAAGGTCGCAGCCGAGAACCTGTCCCGGGTGGGCCTGTCCGAGAAGGCGGACGCCTACCCGTCGTCCCTCTCCGGCGGCCAGCAGCAGCGGGTGGCGATCGCCCGGGCGCTGGCGATGGGCCCCGAGGTGATGCTGTTCGACGAACCCACGTCGGCGCTTGACCCGGAGCTGGTCGGGGACGTCCTGGCCGTCATGCGCATGCTCGCCAACGAGGGCATGACCATGATGGTCGTCACCCACGAGATGACCTTCGCCCGCGAAGTCGCCGACCGCGTCGTCTTCATGGACGGCGGAGTGATCGTCGAGGACGGCCCCCCGGACCAGGTCATCGCCGACCCGGCCCACGAACGCACCCGCCACTTCCTCTCCCGCCTGCTCGACCCGGCGATGGCGGAGGTGGAGGAGGAGACGTCGGACCAGGTGGGGAAGTCCGAGTAG
- a CDS encoding Imm1 family immunity protein produces the protein MILSVSYGRAWHYAQSWDEMSRLVAEVLAGLEPEGRAGEWYSPGEDAWFCLAEQRLDDGNPVGDNYLRVAVNRSTGYGALVWGVTEDSPRRGGIFDSVWVSDNPQPPDFDPRVVADPGAPSFHDPRSALPTPQVRAAVEEFCRTGTGDRPECVRWVEGHMNGQRLDREPVTGFVENTDPFA, from the coding sequence GTGATCCTGAGCGTGTCGTACGGCCGTGCCTGGCACTACGCGCAGTCCTGGGACGAGATGTCCCGGCTGGTCGCGGAGGTCCTGGCCGGCCTGGAACCGGAGGGCCGGGCGGGCGAGTGGTACTCGCCCGGCGAGGACGCCTGGTTCTGCCTCGCCGAGCAGCGGCTCGACGACGGGAACCCGGTGGGCGACAACTACCTCCGTGTCGCGGTCAACAGGTCGACGGGGTACGGCGCGTTGGTCTGGGGCGTCACCGAGGACAGTCCCCGCAGGGGCGGCATCTTCGACTCCGTCTGGGTGTCCGACAATCCGCAGCCACCGGACTTCGATCCCCGGGTAGTGGCGGACCCCGGTGCTCCCTCGTTCCACGACCCGCGCAGCGCTTTGCCGACTCCACAAGTGCGGGCCGCGGTGGAGGAGTTCTGCCGCACGGGCACAGGTGACCGCCCGGAGTGCGTGCGCTGGGTCGAGGGGCACATGAACGGTCAGCGCCTCGACCGGGAGCCCGTGACCGGCTTCGTGGAGAACACCGACCCGTTCGCCTGA